CCGGTGTGGTCCATACCATCCAGCTCAGCATTGGCGCCGTCTCCTTGCGAAGGCCTGCGTTAAACCCGGCCCATCGCGAAGCCCTTCGCGATGTAGTGCCGCACGAACCAGATCACGATGCCGCCGGGCACGATGGTCAGCACGCCGGCCGCGGCCAGCACGCCCCAGTCCATGCCCGATGCCGACACCGTGCGCGTCATGGTGGCGACGATGGGCTTGGCGTTGACCGAGGTCAGCGTGCGCGCCAGCAGCAGTTCGACCCAGCTGAACATGAAGCAGAAGAACGCGGCCACGCCAACGCCGGCCTTGATCAGCGGCAGGAAGATGGTCAGGAAGAAGCGCGGGAACGAGTAGCCGTCGACATAGGCAGTCTCGTCGATCTCGCGCGGCACGCCCGACATGAAGCCCTCCAGGATCCACACCGCCAGCGGCACGTTGAAGACCAGGTGCGCCAGCGCCACGCCCAGGTGCGTATCCATCAGCCCGATGGTGCTGTAGAGCTGGAAGAACGGCAGCAGGAACACCGCCGGCGGTGTCATGCGGTTGGTCAGCAGCCAGAAGAACACGTGCTTGTCGCCGATGAACTGGTAGCGCGAGAAGGCGTAGGCGGCCGGCAGCGCCACGCCGATCGAGATCACCGTGTTCAGCGCCACGTAGATCATCGAGTTGACGTAGCCCGAATACCAGGACGGATCGGTGAAGATGGTCTTGTAGTGCTCCAGCGTGAACTGGCCCGGCCACAGCGACAGCGTGGAGACGATCTCCTCGTTGGTCTTGAACGACATGTTGACCATCCAGTAGATCGGCACGATCGCGAACACCAGGTAGGCCAGCAGGAAGCCGGCGCGCCACCAGGCGGCGCGGTTGGCCTTTGCCGGGATCGCGGTGGGAATCACGGCGGGGACTGCCGAAGAGATCTCAGCCATGGGGCATGTCCTCGCTGCCGGCGGTGCCCGCGCGCTGCATCCAGTTGTAGAGGATGAAACACATGAGCAGGATGATCAGGAAATAGACGATGGAAAACGCCGCCGCCGGACCCAGGTCGAACTGGCCGACGGCCTTCTGGGTCAGGTATTGCGACAGGAACGTGGTGGCGTTGCCGGGTCCGCCGCCGGTCAGCACGAACGGCTCGGTGTAGATCATGAAGCTGTCCATGAAGCGCAGCAGCACCGCGATCATCAGCACGCCGCGCAGCTTGGGCAGCTGGATATAGCGGAACACCGCCAGGCGCGAGGCGCCGTCGATCTGCGCGGCCTGGTAGTAGGCGTCGGGGATGGCGCGCAGGCCGGCATAGCACAGCAGCGCCACCAGCGGCGTCCAG
The window above is part of the Cupriavidus taiwanensis LMG 19424 genome. Proteins encoded here:
- a CDS encoding carbohydrate ABC transporter permease; amino-acid sequence: MAEISSAVPAVIPTAIPAKANRAAWWRAGFLLAYLVFAIVPIYWMVNMSFKTNEEIVSTLSLWPGQFTLEHYKTIFTDPSWYSGYVNSMIYVALNTVISIGVALPAAYAFSRYQFIGDKHVFFWLLTNRMTPPAVFLLPFFQLYSTIGLMDTHLGVALAHLVFNVPLAVWILEGFMSGVPREIDETAYVDGYSFPRFFLTIFLPLIKAGVGVAAFFCFMFSWVELLLARTLTSVNAKPIVATMTRTVSASGMDWGVLAAAGVLTIVPGGIVIWFVRHYIAKGFAMGRV